From Nitrospinota bacterium, a single genomic window includes:
- the queA gene encoding tRNA preQ1(34) S-adenosylmethionine ribosyltransferase-isomerase QueA, which translates to MKVSEFDYILPKSRIAQFPIKEREKSRLMVLDRRKKAIEHTLFFRIIDYLKETDIIVLNNTKVIPARLLGKKENTGGRIEVLLINKRSKDIWEVLIKPLARVSEGTRIIFGKGELVGKIIEKKPDRGVILFEYDKDFYKTLSKYGFVPLPPYIKRNYGESGYTPFYALDKRAYQTVFANQKGSVAAPTAGLHFTKRLLNNIRERGIEIITITLHIGYGTFEPIRVIKVEDHRMDKEFYNIDEFAKSRINRASRNGKRVIAVGTTSLRVLETSVNSEGGVIKPSGYTDLFIYPGYRFKLVNALLTNFHLPRSTLLMLVCAFGGKDFILRAYKEAIKKEYRFYSYGDAMLLL; encoded by the coding sequence ATGAAAGTATCTGAATTCGATTATATTCTTCCTAAAAGCCGTATTGCCCAGTTCCCAATAAAAGAAAGGGAAAAATCACGGCTTATGGTATTAGATAGGAGAAAAAAAGCTATTGAACATACATTATTTTTCAGAATTATAGATTATCTGAAAGAGACAGATATCATCGTTTTGAATAATACAAAGGTCATACCTGCCAGACTTCTTGGTAAAAAGGAAAATACAGGAGGGAGAATTGAAGTCTTATTGATTAATAAGAGATCAAAAGATATTTGGGAGGTTTTGATAAAACCCCTTGCGAGGGTTTCAGAGGGGACAAGAATCATATTTGGGAAGGGGGAATTAGTAGGAAAGATCATTGAAAAGAAACCTGATAGAGGTGTAATACTGTTTGAATATGATAAAGATTTCTATAAAACTCTATCTAAATATGGTTTTGTTCCTCTTCCCCCTTATATCAAGAGAAATTATGGTGAATCAGGCTATACTCCTTTTTATGCTTTAGACAAAAGAGCTTATCAGACAGTTTTCGCAAATCAAAAAGGATCAGTGGCAGCGCCTACAGCAGGTTTACACTTTACCAAAAGACTTCTTAACAATATAAGAGAGAGGGGAATTGAAATCATAACCATTACATTACATATCGGTTATGGGACATTTGAACCTATTAGAGTTATAAAGGTTGAGGATCATAGGATGGATAAAGAATTTTATAATATAGATGAGTTTGCAAAATCAAGGATTAATAGGGCTAGTAGAAATGGTAAAAGAGTAATTGCAGTTGGCACGACTAGTTTGAGGGTTTTGGAAACATCGGTTAATTCGGAGGGGGGGGTAATTAAACCATCAGGTTATACGGATCTCTTTATTTATCCAGGGTATAGGTTTAAACTCGTCAATGCCCTCCTGACGAATTTTCATCTACCTAGATCAACCCTTTTGATGCTCGTTTGTGCCTTTGGTGGAAAAGATTTTATATTACGGGCTTATAAAGAGGCAATAAAAAAAGAATACAGATTCTACAGCTATGGAGATGCTATGTTATTACTCTAA
- a CDS encoding integration host factor subunit alpha, translated as MTKIDVINKVAEQTRLSKVKAEEAVELVLDLMKKTLKNGEPIILRRFGSFQVRQKRERVGRNPKTGQEAGIPARKVVRFKYGKHFKEAVNSNP; from the coding sequence ATGACAAAGATAGATGTAATAAACAAAGTAGCGGAACAGACTAGATTATCAAAGGTTAAGGCTGAAGAGGCTGTAGAATTGGTTCTCGATTTAATGAAAAAGACTTTAAAGAATGGAGAACCTATTATCCTAAGAAGATTCGGTTCCTTTCAGGTGAGACAAAAAAGGGAAAGGGTCGGACGAAATCCAAAGACAGGTCAAGAGGCAGGAATTCCGGCACGAAAGGTAGTAAGATTTAAATACGGGAAACACTTTAAAGAAGCTGTCAATAGCAATCCATAA
- a CDS encoding DUF2905 family protein, with protein sequence MSYFGKILILLGFLFIIIGIILAFIGRTPFIGKLPGDIYLQRKNFTIYFPLTTSILISIILTLLFSIFFRGK encoded by the coding sequence GTGAGTTATTTCGGTAAAATATTAATTTTATTAGGTTTTCTTTTCATCATCATTGGAATTATTTTAGCTTTTATTGGCAGAACTCCTTTTATTGGCAAACTTCCTGGTGATATATATCTCCAAAGAAAAAATTTTACTATTTATTTTCCTTTAACCACTTCAATCCTAATCAGTATTATTTTAACCCTCCTCTTTTCAATCTTTTTTAGAGGTAAATGA
- the ruvB gene encoding Holliday junction branch migration DNA helicase RuvB has product MKKSDKKLDTEKDSLVISKEDRSLDLRLRPRTFDEYIGQEKIKESLKIFIQAARERSESLDHVLLYGPPGLGKTTLAHIISFEMKVNIRSTSGPLIDRTGDLAAILTNLADHDILFIDEIHRLPHIIEEMLYSAMEDFKLDIIIGQGPSAKTVKLDLPRFTLIGATTRAGLLTSPLRDRFGVIHRIEYYNKEELLLVVKRSADILGIQIDHEGASEIAKRARGTPRVANRILKRVRDFAQVKEDGKISKEVAKRALQMLEVDESGLDKMDRKLLLTIIEKFNGGPVGIETLATALNEEKDTIEDIYEPFLIQCGYMCRTQRGRVTTPLAYKHLGICSQEDNSINNLQEKLL; this is encoded by the coding sequence AAAAGGATAGTTTGGTTATCAGTAAAGAAGATAGAAGCCTTGATCTAAGGCTTCGACCAAGAACGTTTGATGAATATATTGGTCAAGAGAAGATTAAGGAAAGTTTAAAAATTTTTATTCAGGCTGCTAGGGAAAGGTCTGAATCTTTGGACCATGTTCTTTTGTATGGTCCCCCTGGATTAGGAAAAACAACCTTAGCCCATATTATTTCTTTTGAGATGAAAGTGAATATAAGAAGTACATCTGGACCATTGATTGATAGAACAGGTGATTTAGCAGCAATACTGACGAATTTGGCTGACCATGACATATTGTTTATTGATGAGATCCATAGATTACCTCATATTATCGAAGAAATGCTCTATTCTGCCATGGAAGATTTTAAGTTAGATATAATAATCGGACAGGGGCCAAGTGCGAAAACAGTAAAATTAGATTTACCAAGATTCACCCTTATTGGAGCCACAACAAGGGCTGGTCTTTTAACATCTCCCTTAAGAGATAGATTTGGGGTGATTCACAGGATAGAATATTATAACAAGGAGGAATTACTCTTAGTTGTTAAGAGGTCTGCAGATATACTTGGTATTCAAATAGACCATGAAGGCGCAAGTGAAATAGCAAAACGCGCAAGAGGTACACCAAGGGTAGCAAATAGAATTTTAAAAAGGGTTAGAGATTTCGCACAGGTTAAGGAAGACGGCAAGATTTCTAAAGAGGTAGCGAAGAGAGCATTGCAAATGTTAGAGGTAGATGAGTCAGGGTTGGACAAGATGGATAGAAAATTGTTATTGACCATAATAGAAAAATTTAATGGGGGTCCGGTTGGTATAGAGACTTTAGCAACAGCATTGAATGAAGAAAAGGATACTATTGAAGATATATATGAACCCTTTCTCATTCAATGTGGGTATATGTGTAGGACACAGAGGGGAAGAGTAACTACTCCACTGGCCTATAAGCATCTTGGAATCTGTTCTCAAGAGGATAATTCTATCAACAATTTACAGGAAAAATTGTTATAG